One genomic segment of Deltaproteobacteria bacterium includes these proteins:
- a CDS encoding methionine adenosyltransferase, whose protein sequence is MALKNFLFTSESVSEGHPDKVADQISDAVLDSLLKQDPRSRVACETLVKTGLVLLAGEITSNGHIDYDTVVRNTLKKIGYVSEDCGCNADSAAVLVHISKQSQDIAMGVDEKDGASKEQGAGDQGLMFGFACDETPELMPLPISLSHKLVHRLADVRRAGIVDYLRPDAKSQVTVHYENGKPKCVDTVVVSTQHTPEVDLSTISDFVIKEVVRAVIPDRFLTSATKYFINPTGRFVLGGPLADAGLTGRKIIVDTYGGYSRHGGGAFSGKDPSKVDRSACYAARYIAKNVVHAGLASRCEVQVAYAIGVAQPVSVYVDTFGTGKVDEERIVERVRETFDLRPRGIIEALGLLKPIYEKTATYGHFGREVEADGSFSWEGTGLSQKLQNLL, encoded by the coding sequence ATGGCTCTTAAGAATTTTCTTTTTACTTCAGAATCGGTTTCTGAAGGACACCCGGATAAAGTGGCGGATCAGATCAGCGATGCGGTTTTGGATTCGCTTCTAAAACAGGATCCCAGGAGTCGCGTGGCATGCGAGACTTTGGTAAAGACGGGCTTGGTGCTTTTAGCCGGCGAAATTACGTCAAATGGTCACATCGATTACGACACTGTAGTTCGCAATACGCTTAAAAAGATCGGATATGTTTCTGAGGATTGCGGTTGCAATGCCGACAGTGCCGCAGTTTTGGTACATATTAGCAAGCAGTCACAGGATATAGCGATGGGTGTGGACGAAAAGGACGGCGCATCTAAGGAGCAGGGAGCAGGTGATCAGGGCTTGATGTTCGGCTTTGCGTGTGACGAGACCCCAGAGCTAATGCCGCTTCCTATTTCTCTTAGTCACAAGTTGGTTCATCGCTTAGCGGACGTAAGGCGTGCCGGCATCGTAGACTACTTGCGACCGGATGCCAAGTCGCAGGTTACCGTGCACTATGAAAATGGAAAGCCAAAATGCGTCGATACAGTTGTTGTTTCTACGCAACATACGCCGGAAGTAGATCTCAGCACCATTTCTGACTTCGTAATTAAAGAAGTAGTTCGCGCGGTAATTCCAGATAGGTTTTTAACATCGGCAACTAAATATTTTATTAATCCGACAGGGCGTTTCGTTTTAGGAGGGCCGCTTGCCGATGCTGGCTTAACCGGACGAAAAATAATAGTCGATACTTACGGTGGGTATAGCAGGCATGGTGGAGGAGCTTTCTCAGGGAAAGACCCGAGCAAAGTGGATCGTTCGGCTTGTTATGCAGCTAGGTATATTGCGAAAAATGTCGTCCATGCGGGACTGGCGTCTCGTTGTGAGGTGCAGGTAGCATATGCAATTGGCGTAGCGCAGCCAGTGTCCGTATATGTCGATACTTTTGGAACTGGCAAGGTAGACGAGGAAAGAATCGTAGAACGGGTAAGAGAGACTTTTGACCTACGCCCTAGAGGTATTATTGAGGCGCTTGGTTTATTAAAACCAATATACGAGAAGACAGCTACTTATGGGCATTTTGGCCGAGAAGTCGAAGCTGATGGCAGCTTTAGCTGGGAAGGAACTGGATTGAGTCAGAAACTTCAAAACCTATTGTAG
- a CDS encoding sigma-70 family RNA polymerase sigma factor, with protein sequence MASIQISDNELIERFKRGCNASFEELVSRYETKAHNLALRLTRNSEDAEEVLQDVFVTVYRKIASFEGKAKFSSWLYRITVNASFMKLRKKKQDKSVSLTDLLPQLQKQEVADNFTYGARSDSLAFNNEIKMALESAINKLPDDYRAVFILRDVDGLSNKEVGELLKLSIPAIKSRLHRARLMLRKRLVKFYQDYSSDTQIFPATKQSMRSAA encoded by the coding sequence ATGGCATCTATACAGATTAGCGATAACGAGCTTATCGAAAGGTTTAAAAGGGGTTGCAACGCGAGTTTTGAAGAGCTAGTTAGCCGCTATGAGACTAAGGCGCACAATCTTGCTTTGCGACTAACGCGCAATAGTGAGGATGCAGAGGAAGTGTTGCAGGACGTATTTGTGACGGTATATCGGAAGATTGCTAGTTTTGAGGGCAAAGCTAAGTTTTCTAGCTGGCTATATCGCATTACCGTTAATGCTTCGTTTATGAAGCTAAGAAAGAAAAAGCAGGACAAAAGCGTATCGTTGACTGACCTGCTACCGCAGCTCCAAAAGCAAGAAGTTGCCGACAACTTCACCTACGGAGCGCGCAGCGACTCGTTAGCGTTTAACAACGAGATAAAGATGGCGCTCGAGAGTGCCATTAATAAATTACCCGACGATTATCGCGCAGTGTTTATACTTAGGGATGTAGATGGGCTGTCAAATAAGGAAGTTGGCGAGCTCCTTAAATTAAGCATTCCCGCCATTAAATCCCGCCTGCACCGAGCTCGATTAATGCTTAGAAAGCGCCTTGTTAAATTTTACCAAGATTACAGTAGCGACACTCAAATCTTCCCCGCTACGAAACAGAGTATGCGTTCTGCCGCATAA